GGCCAGGAGCTGCTGCTCCAGGCGCGGAAGAAGGGCCCGCTCACCGACGCCGCCTACAAGAAGGCGCTCGCGACGTGCCGCCGGTACTCGCGCGCCGAGGGCCTGGACGCGGTGATGAACCAGCACAAGCTGGATGCGCTCGTGGCGCCCACCCAGGCACCGGCGGGCCCCATCGACCTGGTGCTGGGAGACCACTGGCTGGGCAGCAGCTCCACGCCCGCCGCGGTGTCCGGCTATCCCAGCATCACGGTGCCCGCCGGCGACGTGCACGGGCTGCCGGTGGGGGTGTCCTTCATCGGCCGCGCGTGGAGCGAGCCCGTGCTGCTCAAGCTCGCCTACGCCTACGAGCAGGCCTCGCACGCGCGGCGCAAGCCCACGTTCGTCCGGAGCGTGGACCTGCGCGGCGCGTAGCGCGTCAGCAGCCCGCGGGCCTCTGGCTGATGGCGTAGAGGAACATCGCGAAGTTGGCCAGGAGCTGGAGGATGACGATGGCCACGTAGGCGCCTCCGGTGGCCCACAGCGCGGCGACCTGGACCATCAGCAGGGCGCAGTTGGCGGCGACGGTGAACCAGCCGCCCGTCAGCACGGCGCCGAAGATCTTCCCCAGCGTCCCGGCCGCGTAGAACGCCTTGATGATCCGGATGATGCTGTCGGCGTCCAGGGTGGCGCTCTCCGCCACGTCCTTCACCGCGTAGAGCAGCGGGGTGCTCTCCGTGACGGCCTCCGTGATGGGGGAGATGAGCTTGGCTCCGGCGAAGCCCACGCCGAACGCCGCCAGCAGCATGGAGAAGCCGGTCGCGGCCACGGTGACGATCCACCCGACGCACGGGCTGATGGCCGCGGTCAGCTGCATCCGGCCGGCCTCCACCTTGCCCCGCGCGGTGTGGTGGAAGAAGACGAACTGGTTCCCCTGCACCTCGCCGGTGAAGGCGCCCACGGGCGCGCTCCCGGAGGCGCCCACCCGCGCCAGTCCCTGGTACAGGTTGTCGCGGGAGAGCGACCGGAACTGCTCGCGCATCGACTCGGGCAGGGTGGCCACGAGGGGTTCCAGGGAGGCGAGGATGCTCTTCGCCTGGTCCTGCGTCACCAGCTTCTGCTCGGGGAAGGACACCGGCTGCGCGAAGCTCAGCTGCGCGGAGGGCAACGGCGGGTCGGACTTCAACTGCTGCGTCGAGCTGGCCACGCCGGGCGGCGGCGTGGAGTCCGAGGGCAGCGTCGCGACGAGCGCCGGGGTGGCCGTGTTCTGGAACAGCGGCGGGTTGCCCGTCACCTGGTTGCCCAGGGCCAGACCGTTCCAGGCGTAGTACGCCACGCAGCCGTCGACGTCGCTGGGGTCCTGCGACATGTACTGCTGCACCTCGCTGGCGGAGAGCGCTCGGGACCAGAGCCCCGCGCCCTGGAGGTGCCCCTGGAAGTTGTAGGCGATCGCGCCCGGCGAATCGGACTTGAACTGGGAGCCGAACAGCCAGACCGGCTGCGCCAGCGTGGGCATGACGACCCCGGGGATGTTCATGACGAGCTGGCCGTCCTGGTAGAGGGTCAGCAGGCTGCCGTCATAGGTGGCGGCCAGGTGGTGCCACCCGCCGGGGGGCAGCTGCGAGAGGCGGCCCCAGCCCCCTCCGCCGGAGGGGGCGCGCACCTCGATCGTGAGGTCGTACGCGTTGTTGCTCCAGGAGAGGCCCAGCATGAAGCCCTGGTTGCTGACGCTGTCCATGCACGAGAACAGGGCGTGCGTGTCGGATTGGTAGGGTGAGGAAGCGTCGAGGTTGAACCACGCCTGCACGCTGAAGGGGCCGCCGTTCGCCACCGCCGTGAGGTTGTCGCGGGGCGAGGGTTGCACCGCCGCGTTCACCAGCCGCAGCGACGGGGCCAGCATCACCACCTGCGCCCCATTCAAGAGGCTGGCGTTGCCCAGGTTGCGGCCGGAGACGTCAGCGCTGCCGCCGTCGCTGAAGCTGTAGCAGGCGACGAGCGTCGGGTCCGGCTGCGGCACGTCCCACACCGGCTTGAGCTGGTCTCCGGACCGCGCGGCGGACCAGAAGGCGACGTTGAAGAACTGCGCGTCGCTGCTCATGCCCAGGACGAACGGGGTGTCGCTCCGGCCGAGGTTGGACTGGGTCCCCTGGATGAGGACCGTGCCATCCACGTACACCGTGTAGTTGCCGGCGCTCGCGCCGGTCGACACGAAGTTGATCAGGACGTACTGCCACACGTCGGGCCGCAGCTCGAGCTCCGAGACCTGACGCGACATGCCCGGCAGGGCGAACGACAGCCGCAGGCCGTGCAGTCCCAGGTACCAGGCGGATCCGGACGCCAGCAGCTTGCCGTCGTAGATGGGAACGCGCGGGCGCACCCAGAAGCCGATGGCGTACGACGCACTTCCGCTCAGGTCGAGCGGGCACTGTCCGCCCAGCGAAACGTACTGACCGAAGCGGACGTCGGCCGCGCCGTATTGATACATGGGTCTCATGGTGTGGGCTCCAGGGGGCGAGGGGGCGGTCCGTGCCCGCGGCGGTGGCGGGCATCGGGACCACTTCCTGGCAAGAGCAAGGAGCGCGCCATCGCGTCCGCGCCCGTGCTCCCCTCGGAGCCGCACGGGTGAGCGCGCCGCGTGCGTTCCGGCGTCACGCAGCCGAGTCGCGCCGGGACGCGGCGAAGCCCTCGACGTCAGGGCTTCATGGCGCGGAAGACCGCGTCCACGACCTCCTGCTCGGTGGGGAACGCCAGGCCGGTCTTCTTGATGACGACCCTTCCGTTCACCGCGACTTCAAAGACCCCGGACCCGCCCTTCTTCAGCTCCACATCCACTTCCAGCTCGTCCTTCAGCACGGCCGCCGCACGGGTGGCCCTGGGCAGGTAGCCTCAAGCAGTACAGTAGGTGATGGAGACCTTCGCGTCGGCCATGGTGTTTCTCCTGATGGGCCATGAAGAGGCCCTGCGTAAGGTTATTCGAGGAACGTGGGGCCGCCACGCTCCACCGCGCGCTGGTAGGCCGGGCGCTCGCGAATGCGGGCGAGGAAGTCCTTGAGCCGCACCATTCGCGTGGTGTCCCCGCGCGACAGGAGCGCCTCCACGGGGTAGCTCATCTGGATGTCCGCGACGCTGAACGCCTCACCGGCGAACCAGGGCGAGCGCGCGAGCTCTGCTTCAAGAAAGCCCACGTGGCGCGTGAGGTTGGGGCGCACCAGCTGTTGCTCCAGCGTGCCTCCGATCTTCCCCGTCACGGGCCGCAGGAAGAAGGGCACCGGCGCCTTGCGGATGCGCTGCGCGATGAGCGCGACCAGCAGCTGAGGCATCAGCGAGCCCTCCGCGTAGTGCAGGAAGTAGCGGTAGCGCGCTGCCTCGGGCGTCCCGGGTGGCGGCGTGAACCTGCCACCCCCGTAGCGCTCCACGAGGTACTCGAGGATGGCCGCGGACTCCGCGACAGGGGTGTCTCCGTCGGTGAGGACAGGGGACTTGCCGAGCGGGTGCACCTGGGCCAGCTCTGGGGGAGCCAGGAGCGTCTTGGGGTCCCGGGAGTAGTGGACTACCTCATAGGGCAGTCCCAGCTCTTCGAGCAGCCACAGCACCCGGTGCGACCGCGAGCGTTCGAGATGATGGACCTTGAGCATGGCGGGGTATCTACCCCGCCCCTCGGGCGCGAACCAGCCGGTCGCCCCGGGAAGCCGGGAAGCGAAGCCGCGAAGCGGCCTTCCGGACAAGCCGTCCCCAGCCCCGCCGGACTCCTCTCCTGAGCGCTGGGCTCCTGGCGCGGAGGCCCTATGCTCCCGCGCCATGCCCAGTCCCTACGTCATCAGGGCCGTCCAGTCCCGTGCGGAGCTGGAACAGGTCCTGGAGCTGCAACGCAGGAACCTGAAGCAGCACCTGTCCGAGGAGGAGCGGCGCACGCAGGGCTTCGTGACCGTGGCGCATGACCTGCCCACGCTGGAGCGCATGCACGCGGTGGCTCCCAGCATCATCGCCCTCCAGGGCTCCGAGCTCGTGGCGTACGCCCTGGTGATGCCCCGCGAGTGCCGGGAGCTCGTCCCGGTGCTGGAGCCGATGTTCGCGCTCGTCGAACAGCTCGAGGACCAGGGACGTCCCCTCCGGGAGCAGCGCTTCTACGTGATGGGGCAGATCTGCATCGACAAGGCCCACCGGGGCCAGGGCCTGTTCGAGGCGCTCTACCACCAGCACCGCGAGCAGCTCCGGGGCACCTTCGACTGCGTCGTCACGGAGGTCTCCGTGCACAACCGCCGCTCCCTGCGCGCGCATGAGCGGCTGGGCTTCCGCACCCTCCACACCTACGCGGACGCCACCGACACCTGGGCCGTGGTGCGCTGGGATTGGATCCCGCCCCCGCGGCGCCTGGAGGAACTCGAGCGCTCCGACAGGGTGCTCGCCGCGGCGGGAATCGGCCGCTGGTCCCGCGACCTGTCCCAGCCCCACATCGTCTGCGACGCCATCTGCCGCGTGCACTGCGGGCTGCCCGCGGACGGCCTGGTGGACCCCGCCCGGGTCCGGGAACGCATCCATCCCGAGGACCTGGAGCGGGTGTGGGACGCGGCCCGGCGCTCAATGGAGGAGCGGGCGCCCTTCGAGCTGCGCTTCCGGACCCGCCCGAGCGCGGAGGCTCCCTCCCGCTGGTTGCACGTCACGGGCTCCGTCTTCCACGACGCGGCGGGGCGCGCGCGGCACTTCGAGGGCATCTCACAGGACATCACGGCCGAGCGGCAACTGGAGGAGTCCCTGCGCCAGACGCTCATCGAGAAGAACGACTCGCTGCAGAACCTGGAGCTCATCAACCGCACGGGCCAGGCGCTGGGCGCGGAGCTGCAATTGGAGAAGCTGGTGCAGGGCGTGACGGACGCCGCCACCCAGCTCACCCGGGCCGCGTTCGGCGCGTTCTTCTACAACGTGCTGGATGAGCGCGGAAACGCATACATGCTCTACACGCTCAGCGGCGTGCCCCGGGAGGCCTTCGCGAACTTCCCCATGCCGCGCTCCACCCGCGTCTTCGAGCCCACCTTCAAGGGCGAGGGCATCATCCGCAGCGACGACATCACGAAGGACCCGCGCTACGGCCACAACGCGCCCCGCCGCGGGATGCCCGAAGGCCACCTCCCGGTGCGCAGCTATCTCGCGGTGCCGGTGAGCTCGCGCTCCGGTGAGGTGATTGGCGGACTGTTCTTCGGCCACCCGACGCCCGGCGTCTTCACCGCGCGCGAGGAGCGGCTGGTGGCGGGGCTGGCGGCGCAGGTCGCCGTGGCCATGGACAACGCCCGGCTCTTCCAGCGGGTCCAGGAGGCCGTCACGTCGCGAGACACGTTCCTGTCCATCGCCTCGCACGAGCTGCGCACGCCCATCACGTCCATGAAGCTGCTGTCGCAGCACATGCGCAAGCGCATCGACGCCAACGACCCGGCGGCCTTCACCCGCGAGCGCGTCACCCGGATGGTGGAGCAGACGGAGCGCTCCATCGACCGGCTCGCCCGGCTGGTGGATGACATGCTGGACATCTCGCGCATCGCCGCGGGCCGGCTGCAGCTGCACCTGGAGCGGGTGGACCTGGGCGACCTCGCGCGCGACGTGGTGGACCGCTTCGAGCAGCAGCTCACCGAGGCGGGCCATGCGCTCACGCTGCGGCTCGCGCGGGGGCTCGTGGGGAGATGGGACCGGGTCCGGCTGGAGCAGGTGCTCGCGAACCTGCTGACCAACGCCCTCAAGTACGCACCCGGGACGCCGCTCACGGTCAGCCTCCAGGCCCGCGACGACCACGCCGTGCTGGAGGTGGAGGACCGCGGGCCCGGCATCGCGCCGGGAGATCAACACCGCATCTTCGAGCGCTTCGAGCGGCTCGTCACCGCGAGCGAGGTGAGCGGCCTGGGCCTGGGCCTCCACATCGCCCGGCACATCGTGGAGGCGCACGGGGGCCGCATCCACGTGCGGAGCGCCGTGGGCGACGGCGCCCGCTTCTTCGTCGAGCTGCCCCTGGCGGGCCCCCCGGACGCCACGGCCGCGAAGCCGTAGGCCCTGGGGGCCCGCGGCGCCTTACGGGTGCGCGGAGTGAGCGGCGTGCGCGGAGTGAGCGGCGTGCGCGGGGAGGACGACCGGCGCCTCCAGGGGCGCGGTGGGCAGAAGGCCTGCTCCCAGGAGCGCGCCCTCGAGCGAGCCGTGCATCCGCGCTTCGAGCAGGTGCTGCGCGATCGGCTCGAGCGCGGCTTCCAGGTGGGGCGGGACCTTCACCAGGGCCAGGTGCGCGCCGCGCACGGCGAGGAACTCCGCCAGGTACTGGAGCGTCGCCACGCCGGCGGCGTCCACGAGCGTCACGCGCGACAGGTCGATGACCACGAGCTTCGCCCAGGGGGGACCGTCGACGAGCTCGTAGAGCTTGAGGTGGTTGATGAACAGGATGGGCCCGTCCACGCGCGCGACCAGGAGGTCCAGCGCCTCGGGGGCGCCAGTCGCCTCCGGGGCCTGCACGTGCAGGCCGCGCTGCAGCTGTGACGCATCCGTCACCCGCTGCACCTCCAGCCGCAGGGCGCCGTGGCGCCGCACGTAGAGGAGGCTCGCCAGCGCGAGCCCGGCCCCGATGCCGGCGAACACGTTGAACACGGCGATACCCAGCGCGGTGACGAGCACCACGCTCAACGTCGACTTGGACTGATTC
Above is a window of Corallococcus caeni DNA encoding:
- a CDS encoding LamG domain-containing protein; the encoded protein is MRPMYQYGAADVRFGQYVSLGGQCPLDLSGSASYAIGFWVRPRVPIYDGKLLASGSAWYLGLHGLRLSFALPGMSRQVSELELRPDVWQYVLINFVSTGASAGNYTVYVDGTVLIQGTQSNLGRSDTPFVLGMSSDAQFFNVAFWSAARSGDQLKPVWDVPQPDPTLVACYSFSDGGSADVSGRNLGNASLLNGAQVVMLAPSLRLVNAAVQPSPRDNLTAVANGGPFSVQAWFNLDASSPYQSDTHALFSCMDSVSNQGFMLGLSWSNNAYDLTIEVRAPSGGGGWGRLSQLPPGGWHHLAATYDGSLLTLYQDGQLVMNIPGVVMPTLAQPVWLFGSQFKSDSPGAIAYNFQGHLQGAGLWSRALSASEVQQYMSQDPSDVDGCVAYYAWNGLALGNQVTGNPPLFQNTATPALVATLPSDSTPPPGVASSTQQLKSDPPLPSAQLSFAQPVSFPEQKLVTQDQAKSILASLEPLVATLPESMREQFRSLSRDNLYQGLARVGASGSAPVGAFTGEVQGNQFVFFHHTARGKVEAGRMQLTAAISPCVGWIVTVAATGFSMLLAAFGVGFAGAKLISPITEAVTESTPLLYAVKDVAESATLDADSIIRIIKAFYAAGTLGKIFGAVLTGGWFTVAANCALLMVQVAALWATGGAYVAIVILQLLANFAMFLYAISQRPAGC
- a CDS encoding Rdx family protein, whose protein sequence is MADAKVSITYCTAUGYLPRATRAAAVLKDELEVDVELKKGGSGVFEVAVNGRVVIKKTGLAFPTEQEVVDAVFRAMKP
- a CDS encoding GNAT family N-acetyltransferase, with the translated sequence MPSPYVIRAVQSRAELEQVLELQRRNLKQHLSEEERRTQGFVTVAHDLPTLERMHAVAPSIIALQGSELVAYALVMPRECRELVPVLEPMFALVEQLEDQGRPLREQRFYVMGQICIDKAHRGQGLFEALYHQHREQLRGTFDCVVTEVSVHNRRSLRAHERLGFRTLHTYADATDTWAVVRWDWIPPPRRLEELERSDRVLAAAGIGRWSRDLSQPHIVCDAICRVHCGLPADGLVDPARVRERIHPEDLERVWDAARRSMEERAPFELRFRTRPSAEAPSRWLHVTGSVFHDAAGRARHFEGISQDITAERQLEESLRQTLIEKNDSLQNLELINRTGQALGAELQLEKLVQGVTDAATQLTRAAFGAFFYNVLDERGNAYMLYTLSGVPREAFANFPMPRSTRVFEPTFKGEGIIRSDDITKDPRYGHNAPRRGMPEGHLPVRSYLAVPVSSRSGEVIGGLFFGHPTPGVFTAREERLVAGLAAQVAVAMDNARLFQRVQEAVTSRDTFLSIASHELRTPITSMKLLSQHMRKRIDANDPAAFTRERVTRMVEQTERSIDRLARLVDDMLDISRIAAGRLQLHLERVDLGDLARDVVDRFEQQLTEAGHALTLRLARGLVGRWDRVRLEQVLANLLTNALKYAPGTPLTVSLQARDDHAVLEVEDRGPGIAPGDQHRIFERFERLVTASEVSGLGLGLHIARHIVEAHGGRIHVRSAVGDGARFFVELPLAGPPDATAAKP
- a CDS encoding glutathione S-transferase family protein, translating into MLKVHHLERSRSHRVLWLLEELGLPYEVVHYSRDPKTLLAPPELAQVHPLGKSPVLTDGDTPVAESAAILEYLVERYGGGRFTPPPGTPEAARYRYFLHYAEGSLMPQLLVALIAQRIRKAPVPFFLRPVTGKIGGTLEQQLVRPNLTRHVGFLEAELARSPWFAGEAFSVADIQMSYPVEALLSRGDTTRMVRLKDFLARIRERPAYQRAVERGGPTFLE